From Psychrobacillus sp. FSL K6-2836, a single genomic window includes:
- a CDS encoding DUF2207 domain-containing protein codes for MKKFLLSIILVFLSFSFGIVAEAKSYSIDKVHIKSWIQPNGDLLVNEVFTYNFEGSFSKLHRSFPNEHGKDVEQFYAYELADLNLEPGFIDPAMMTLLQVTQDNNTFFSNIGVRDRQVSFLYAYTLKNSVTAYDNYNELDVVYFEEGDNHDQDYSNVTIDYILPKTVEKNTFEGVLYNKAKVKTEKNTIGIRFKSPVSKAFTETKTSLIFPADLISLSGKTKASLSYKDALANEIEKQKKWNKRLSYMDTLISFIPKVSFAIIIIILCLLFFLPQRHFWRKGYSDEVLSTDVLYLFFVDKCGKPHPKAFLAGLFSLAEKGAVKVKHAKSALRFKYDPKAPEETLDFRLTDGALATSVFEKYMTGWLFTTKSGSRKWAFHLHDAAGAAKDNKNSKFFHTKVRGFKKKQIEWHQLVEKELEEARAINSKIPLLIITFATLIVSLITIFAYYANVQSYLAIACICTFTIIFIVMLWIKKRSTLFFSIYAVLLFFFTTSIGNDEVVDLNVGLLLLVVILYLVVPRNILSMNAVRAKDAVRSYRKVLKNGMPNTLNIAEQEKWIVRAYLLGRKNVDIPYEELSIPLATVLFASTDPIDYVTKSWSWTKASASTDGGGYHGGDSSSGGGGGDGGGAGAD; via the coding sequence ATGAAAAAGTTTCTATTATCAATTATATTAGTATTTCTATCATTCTCTTTTGGAATAGTAGCAGAGGCGAAGTCTTATTCCATTGATAAAGTACATATAAAGTCCTGGATTCAACCAAACGGGGATCTATTAGTAAATGAAGTATTTACTTATAATTTTGAGGGGTCCTTCTCTAAATTGCATCGGTCTTTCCCAAATGAACATGGTAAAGATGTAGAACAATTTTATGCTTATGAGTTAGCCGACTTGAACTTGGAACCAGGTTTTATTGATCCAGCCATGATGACTCTCTTACAAGTGACACAAGATAATAATACATTTTTTTCGAATATAGGAGTACGTGATCGGCAAGTATCATTTTTGTATGCTTATACTCTCAAAAATAGTGTAACTGCATATGATAATTATAACGAACTGGATGTTGTTTATTTTGAAGAAGGGGACAACCATGATCAGGATTATTCTAATGTAACAATAGATTATATTCTTCCTAAAACAGTTGAAAAAAATACGTTTGAAGGCGTTTTGTACAATAAAGCAAAGGTGAAAACGGAGAAAAATACTATTGGTATTCGATTTAAAAGTCCTGTTTCCAAAGCATTTACTGAAACGAAGACTAGTTTAATATTCCCTGCAGACTTAATTTCATTATCTGGAAAAACTAAAGCATCATTATCCTATAAAGATGCTTTAGCTAATGAAATAGAAAAACAGAAAAAATGGAATAAAAGACTGTCTTATATGGATACACTTATCTCATTCATACCGAAAGTCTCATTTGCAATAATAATTATCATCCTATGCTTACTGTTTTTCTTACCGCAAAGACATTTTTGGAGAAAAGGATATAGTGATGAAGTTTTAAGTACAGATGTATTGTATTTGTTTTTTGTTGATAAATGTGGAAAACCGCATCCTAAAGCCTTTCTTGCAGGTCTCTTTTCATTAGCAGAAAAAGGAGCAGTTAAAGTTAAACACGCAAAGTCTGCACTTCGATTTAAATATGATCCGAAAGCTCCAGAAGAAACATTGGATTTCCGGCTTACAGATGGAGCACTGGCTACTTCAGTATTTGAAAAATATATGACAGGTTGGCTATTTACAACTAAAAGTGGCTCTAGAAAGTGGGCATTTCATTTACATGATGCTGCAGGGGCTGCAAAGGATAATAAGAACTCCAAATTCTTTCATACCAAAGTAAGGGGCTTTAAAAAGAAACAAATAGAATGGCATCAATTAGTAGAAAAAGAGCTAGAAGAGGCGAGAGCTATTAATAGTAAAATACCTTTACTAATCATAACTTTTGCTACCCTTATAGTTTCACTGATTACTATATTCGCTTATTATGCAAATGTACAAAGCTATTTGGCTATTGCTTGTATATGTACTTTTACGATTATTTTTATAGTTATGCTTTGGATAAAAAAACGTTCGACATTATTTTTTAGTATATATGCTGTTCTATTATTTTTCTTTACTACTTCAATTGGAAATGATGAGGTAGTCGATTTGAACGTTGGATTATTATTATTGGTTGTCATTTTATATTTAGTCGTACCTAGAAATATTCTTTCGATGAATGCAGTACGTGCAAAAGATGCAGTACGTTCCTATCGAAAAGTATTAAAGAATGGGATGCCAAATACTTTGAATATTGCTGAACAAGAAAAATGGATAGTTAGAGCTTATTTACTGGGCAGAAAAAATGTAGATATCCCATATGAGGAGCTCTCTATTCCACTTGCTACAGTATTATTCGCAAGTACAGATCCGATAGATTATGTGACAAAGTCTTGGTCGTGGACTAAGGCTTCAGCTTCAACAGATGGAGGAGGTTATCACGGTGGAGATTCATCAAGTGGAGGAGGCGGTGGTGACGGCGGCGGAGCGGGAGCCGATTGA
- a CDS encoding M42 family metallopeptidase codes for MPKLDDTLTMLKELTDAKGIPGNEREPREVMKKYIAPFADNIEYDNLGSLIAEKVGDANGPKIMVAGHLDEVGFMISKIDDKGFLSFQTVGGWWSQVMLAQRVTIVTRKGDTITGIIGSKPPHILSPEARKKAADVKDMFIDIGASSKEEAMEWGVLPGDMVVPYFEFSVMNNEKLLLAKAWDNRIGCAIAIDVLKALKGENHPNIVYGVGNVQEEVGLRGAKTTTNKIKPDIGFAVDVGVAGDTPGITAKESTSKMGDGPQIVLFDASMVSHKGLRDFVTDTADENNIPYQFEMIPGGGTDAGSMHISVNGVPSLSIGVATRYIHSHAGILHRDDYENTVKLIVEVIKKLDRDAVNKITFD; via the coding sequence ATGCCAAAGCTAGATGATACATTAACGATGTTAAAGGAATTAACAGATGCTAAAGGGATTCCAGGGAACGAGCGTGAACCAAGAGAAGTGATGAAGAAGTACATCGCCCCTTTTGCAGATAATATTGAATATGACAATTTAGGTAGCCTTATTGCAGAAAAAGTTGGAGATGCAAACGGTCCAAAGATTATGGTAGCTGGACATTTAGACGAAGTCGGCTTTATGATCTCCAAAATTGATGACAAAGGATTTTTGAGCTTCCAAACAGTTGGAGGCTGGTGGTCTCAAGTAATGCTAGCACAACGCGTCACGATTGTGACACGTAAAGGAGATACGATAACTGGTATTATCGGCTCTAAACCACCGCATATTCTATCTCCAGAAGCTCGTAAAAAAGCAGCGGATGTGAAAGATATGTTCATTGATATAGGTGCATCCTCGAAAGAAGAAGCAATGGAATGGGGCGTATTACCAGGAGATATGGTAGTTCCTTATTTTGAGTTTTCCGTAATGAACAACGAAAAGCTTCTATTAGCTAAAGCGTGGGATAACCGTATCGGTTGTGCAATCGCAATTGATGTATTAAAAGCACTAAAAGGCGAAAACCATCCGAACATCGTTTATGGAGTAGGGAATGTCCAAGAAGAGGTAGGTCTTCGTGGTGCCAAAACAACTACTAATAAGATCAAACCAGATATCGGCTTTGCTGTGGACGTAGGTGTAGCTGGAGATACTCCAGGTATTACTGCAAAAGAATCGACAAGTAAAATGGGTGATGGTCCACAAATCGTATTATTTGATGCATCTATGGTTTCCCATAAAGGTTTACGTGATTTTGTAACGGATACTGCAGACGAAAATAATATACCTTATCAATTTGAAATGATACCGGGTGGGGGAACTGATGCAGGTTCTATGCATATTTCCGTCAACGGTGTTCCTTCGCTTTCAATAGGCGTAGCAACTCGTTATATACATTCTCATGCAGGAATCTTGCATAGAGATGATTATGAAAACACAGTAAAACTAATTGTAGAAGTGATAAAAAAATTAGATCGTGATGCAGTAAATAAAATTACATTCGATTAA
- a CDS encoding response regulator transcription factor yields MVHILYIEDEIDIGSWVRKDLTERGYEVTWLKSGEDAEKYISQVDMAILDVMIPGLDGFSIGRRMKKEKGDLPILMLSARTAVEDKIEGLNFADDYLTKPFHPDELAARVEVLLRRYQKNDDVLKLQHLMIYTKDMRIADNETNEEIQLTGKQYHLLQYFVRHLNQILTKEQLYEGVWGERYIEGDKTLMVHIRYLRERIERNPAKPTIIETIRGIGYRVKI; encoded by the coding sequence ATGGTACATATTCTTTACATAGAAGACGAAATCGATATAGGAAGCTGGGTAAGAAAGGATTTAACGGAGAGAGGGTATGAGGTGACTTGGCTGAAATCTGGGGAGGATGCGGAAAAGTATATTTCACAAGTGGATATGGCTATTTTGGATGTAATGATTCCTGGGTTAGATGGTTTTTCTATTGGAAGACGTATGAAAAAAGAAAAGGGAGACCTGCCTATATTAATGCTTTCGGCGCGGACCGCGGTGGAAGATAAAATAGAGGGTCTAAATTTTGCGGATGATTATTTAACGAAACCGTTTCATCCGGATGAGCTTGCAGCGCGTGTCGAGGTATTGTTACGGAGATACCAAAAGAATGATGATGTATTAAAGCTTCAGCATTTGATGATTTATACAAAGGACATGAGAATCGCTGACAATGAGACGAATGAGGAAATCCAATTAACGGGCAAGCAGTATCACCTTTTGCAGTACTTCGTTCGTCATTTGAATCAAATATTAACGAAAGAACAGCTGTATGAGGGAGTATGGGGAGAGCGTTACATCGAGGGTGATAAGACGTTGATGGTGCATATTCGTTATTTACGAGAGAGAATTGAAAGGAACCCAGCAAAACCAACTATCATTGAAACGATTCGTGGAATCGGGTATAGGGTAAAAATATGA
- a CDS encoding sensor histidine kinase gives MKRFFQSLLAKYMFLILLALSIVQISYLIIALFLFGISKNVEDQIQTRDTLEESEVEGKWHQEANAMQKVTTDSIQQHFDNWKQQHPKASMFWVDDQGKLANQEDVMVQLPAEWSSSYTAKFIKERYGGDPFTVIAFVGQDERNGFVVLEMPRSEFDPPLAHIYDRYGLIFVFGVIFIIFLFIFVSFLFFRSMRKRLLHLQEAMEIRDVDGLPIEIAVKKKDEIGQLEKTFNQMVCELRESKQREREEEQLRRELIANLSHDLRTPLTKVRAQTYSIAKENLSEEGQKAIKSLEASVVNIDRLMENLMSYTLLMASKYKFESKEIDVIRYVRECLALWYPVFEKEGFEVEVHLVPFEQNKWKVDPIWLGSIVDNLLQNVLRHAKNGGYICVKTESTNLYDAIVILDRGNGMKNESNEAGAGIGLSIVDMMVKGMKLDWDIESGEKGTTIKIKKNK, from the coding sequence ATGAAGAGGTTTTTCCAATCATTATTAGCAAAGTATATGTTCCTTATTCTATTAGCACTTTCAATTGTTCAAATTTCCTACTTAATTATCGCTTTATTTTTATTTGGCATTTCCAAAAATGTAGAGGATCAAATCCAAACTCGAGATACGCTAGAGGAAAGTGAAGTAGAGGGGAAATGGCATCAAGAAGCAAACGCTATGCAAAAGGTTACAACTGATTCCATTCAACAGCATTTTGACAATTGGAAACAGCAGCATCCAAAAGCATCGATGTTTTGGGTGGACGATCAAGGGAAGCTAGCTAATCAAGAAGACGTAATGGTACAACTGCCTGCGGAGTGGTCATCCTCATATACAGCAAAATTCATAAAAGAGCGTTACGGAGGAGACCCATTTACGGTTATTGCGTTTGTCGGGCAAGATGAAAGGAACGGTTTCGTTGTACTGGAGATGCCGAGGTCCGAGTTTGATCCGCCGCTAGCACATATTTATGATCGGTATGGACTCATTTTCGTTTTTGGTGTCATTTTTATTATTTTCCTATTTATATTCGTCTCCTTTTTATTCTTTCGTAGTATGAGAAAGCGTTTATTACACTTACAGGAGGCCATGGAAATACGGGATGTAGACGGGCTACCCATCGAGATTGCGGTGAAAAAGAAGGACGAAATTGGACAGCTTGAAAAAACGTTCAATCAAATGGTATGTGAGCTGAGGGAAAGTAAACAGCGAGAACGAGAGGAGGAACAACTACGCCGAGAGCTGATTGCCAATCTTTCTCATGATTTGCGTACACCTTTAACAAAAGTGAGGGCACAAACCTATTCGATTGCTAAAGAGAATTTATCAGAAGAGGGTCAAAAAGCGATTAAGTCGTTGGAGGCTTCTGTTGTAAATATTGATAGGCTAATGGAAAACTTGATGTCGTATACATTACTCATGGCTAGTAAATATAAGTTTGAATCAAAGGAAATTGACGTTATTCGTTACGTACGAGAATGTTTAGCTTTATGGTACCCTGTCTTCGAAAAGGAAGGATTTGAAGTGGAAGTCCATTTGGTTCCATTTGAGCAAAACAAATGGAAGGTTGACCCGATTTGGTTAGGAAGCATAGTAGATAACTTATTACAAAACGTGCTTCGCCACGCAAAAAACGGCGGATATATTTGTGTCAAAACAGAATCTACCAATCTATATGATGCCATCGTCATTTTAGACAGAGGAAATGGGATGAAAAACGAATCCAACGAAGCAGGAGCAGGTATCGGCTTATCCATTGTTGATATGATGGTCAAGGGCATGAAACTGGATTGGGATATTGAATCCGGTGAAAAGGGAACAACTATCAAAATAAAGAAAAACAAGTGA
- a CDS encoding ABC transporter ATP-binding protein, with protein MEYVVQTTNLSKRFGKESAVIGLDMKIRKGEIYGFLGPNGAGKTTTIRMLLGLMKASSGTIQIFEKDLNKEKINILKRVGSLVENPSYYPHLTAYENLEALRKILGVPKTRIHEVLEIVRLSEVANKKVKGFSLGMKQRLGIAASLLNSPELLILDEPTNGLDPSGIIEIRNLIKQLPAETGMTILISSHLLSEIDQMATTVGIVTKGKMIYQDSIENLRMYAQQKVLLKVSDSEQAWRSLLGNGIKADWQDGIILLSEHSDEKVSKAIHTLVHEGYSIYRVEEEKRSLEDTFLQMTTREKVI; from the coding sequence ATGGAATATGTAGTACAGACAACCAATCTATCCAAACGTTTTGGGAAGGAAAGTGCCGTGATAGGGCTGGATATGAAAATACGTAAAGGAGAAATATACGGATTTTTAGGACCTAATGGAGCGGGGAAGACAACGACCATTCGTATGCTTTTAGGCCTGATGAAAGCTTCGTCTGGAACGATTCAAATCTTTGAAAAGGATTTAAATAAAGAAAAAATAAATATTTTAAAAAGAGTGGGTTCCCTAGTAGAGAACCCGTCCTATTATCCGCATTTAACTGCGTATGAAAATTTAGAGGCATTAAGAAAAATACTAGGCGTTCCTAAAACGAGAATCCATGAGGTATTAGAAATAGTTCGATTGTCTGAGGTTGCAAATAAAAAGGTAAAAGGATTTTCCCTAGGAATGAAGCAGCGATTAGGGATTGCCGCTTCCCTATTAAACAGTCCAGAGTTACTAATCCTAGATGAACCAACCAACGGACTAGATCCATCGGGCATTATAGAGATTCGTAATCTAATCAAACAGCTGCCTGCGGAAACTGGAATGACCATCTTAATCTCCAGTCATTTATTATCAGAGATTGACCAAATGGCGACGACAGTTGGAATCGTTACGAAAGGGAAAATGATTTACCAGGATTCCATCGAAAATTTGCGCATGTATGCCCAGCAAAAGGTTCTATTAAAGGTTAGTGACAGCGAGCAAGCGTGGCGTTCGCTATTAGGTAACGGTATAAAAGCAGATTGGCAGGACGGGATTATTTTATTGTCTGAGCATTCCGATGAAAAAGTTTCGAAGGCGATTCATACCCTTGTACATGAAGGCTACTCCATTTACCGTGTAGAAGAGGAAAAAAGATCATTGGAAGATACCTTCCTTCAAATGACCACAAGGGAGAAGGTCATATGA
- a CDS encoding ABC transporter permease translates to MIGKLLRADFLKIKRKGLWFLAFLGPFGVIALQMVNYGVRKDYLLKQSDDDWGYFLANVHSFTPLALVLGIAILTSFMASIENETNAWKQLISLPVSKMNVYLSKFTVLGSLLFVSSLLLAVFSLGYGILLNLGDQIPYLELLKYSFYPYLAALPVLALQLWIASVSQNQGIPITTGVLGVIFAYSAFILPDWMIWKWPSLMNEWDEPLINVMLGIGVGILLYIVGMLDFTRRDVK, encoded by the coding sequence ATGATTGGAAAACTATTACGGGCAGATTTTTTGAAGATTAAACGAAAAGGACTATGGTTTCTAGCGTTTTTAGGTCCCTTCGGAGTTATTGCCCTGCAGATGGTCAACTACGGAGTTCGAAAGGATTATTTACTAAAACAGAGTGACGATGATTGGGGATACTTTTTAGCAAATGTACATTCCTTTACCCCACTAGCACTGGTTTTAGGAATCGCGATTTTAACTTCATTTATGGCAAGTATAGAAAATGAAACGAATGCATGGAAGCAGCTAATTTCATTGCCTGTCTCCAAGATGAATGTGTATTTATCGAAATTCACGGTACTTGGTAGCTTGTTATTTGTATCTTCGCTTCTGTTAGCAGTATTTTCTTTAGGATATGGCATTCTATTAAACTTAGGAGATCAAATACCTTACTTGGAGCTGTTAAAGTATAGCTTCTATCCATACTTAGCTGCCTTGCCTGTACTTGCATTACAGCTCTGGATTGCCTCTGTGAGCCAAAACCAGGGAATTCCGATTACGACAGGGGTATTAGGTGTCATATTTGCGTACTCTGCTTTTATATTACCTGATTGGATGATCTGGAAGTGGCCTTCTTTGATGAACGAGTGGGATGAGCCATTAATCAATGTCATGCTTGGAATCGGAGTAGGTATACTATTGTATATTGTTGGAATGCTTGACTTTACGAGAAGGGATGTGAAATAA
- a CDS encoding ABC transporter permease, translated as MVSILQSEWFKFRHSKILFIILTVPLIGIFLGLTSRFSNEDFEINEWYLSLLSMNLSYALLFLPLITGVLASAICRYEHQAGGWKQLLALPVTRGRVFIAKYVLLMVLVLVIQVLFFVAVYIVGMIKGFTDPFPMEIVWKSLVGGWVATLPLVALQLWMSILFKSFAAPFAINVILTLPTILVVNSERFGTFYPWAQPFLMMYIGGDTGDTFFVPWVQLLTVVGGSFILFFVGGYLYFQRKAV; from the coding sequence ATGGTCTCCATTTTACAATCGGAATGGTTTAAGTTTAGACATTCAAAGATTCTGTTCATCATCTTGACTGTACCGCTTATAGGTATATTCCTTGGATTAACAAGTAGATTTTCTAATGAGGATTTTGAAATCAATGAGTGGTATTTGTCCTTGCTATCTATGAATTTAAGCTATGCCTTACTGTTTTTACCTCTGATAACAGGAGTTTTAGCAAGTGCTATTTGTAGATACGAACATCAGGCAGGTGGGTGGAAACAGCTACTGGCATTACCTGTGACAAGAGGAAGGGTATTCATCGCGAAGTATGTATTGTTAATGGTGCTAGTACTAGTTATACAAGTATTATTTTTTGTCGCTGTTTACATAGTCGGAATGATAAAGGGGTTCACTGATCCTTTCCCAATGGAGATTGTTTGGAAAAGCTTAGTTGGAGGATGGGTAGCGACTTTGCCATTAGTTGCACTACAGTTATGGATGTCCATACTGTTCAAGAGCTTTGCAGCGCCATTTGCCATTAATGTGATTCTTACATTGCCTACTATACTTGTAGTAAACTCCGAGCGTTTTGGTACTTTCTATCCGTGGGCACAGCCATTTTTAATGATGTATATCGGGGGAGACACGGGCGATACCTTTTTCGTTCCTTGGGTACAATTATTAACCGTTGTAGGCGGAAGTTTTATCTTATTTTTTGTCGGAGGGTATTTATATTTTCAAAGGAAAGCAGTTTAA
- a CDS encoding erythromycin esterase family protein — MLNKSYIVCAAILLSVFLAGCSSGKVIDDAESYSSTVDAMDIPDHVKLIGLGEATHGNVEFQELKKDVFKTLIKHENVRVFVLEGDFGGGQQINEFILYGNGTAEEAVNTLDYGIYQTEQMVDLVQWLHDYNATVSEDEKVYFYGNDMQRYNYSKEGVLKYYKTVNQDAFKNYELKLEHVSNEKMRELTTEQLNEAKQTIDEIILDLQSNEAAYVGKSTKEMYTFALQYAQILKQRTQLFLNDKDYMQLRDEYLTDNLQWIMQFEAARGNEKVFFNGHNGHIEKTSASLAGYKSMGNYLDELYGEEYFAIGTDFIESNFQSKNGSSGDRKNYKVKNHNELVDAFKEVESNIFYVDFEKASESGELEEIVSKEQKMANIGDDFRMWYKFLKMFYTIEMTPNEAYDGIIIVKEATPTSVKE, encoded by the coding sequence ATGTTGAATAAGAGCTATATAGTATGTGCTGCTATCTTGCTTTCTGTTTTTTTGGCAGGATGCAGCAGTGGCAAAGTGATTGATGATGCGGAATCATATAGTTCAACAGTGGATGCTATGGATATCCCGGATCATGTTAAGCTGATCGGCTTAGGAGAGGCAACACATGGGAATGTGGAATTTCAAGAGCTGAAAAAAGATGTATTTAAAACGTTAATCAAACATGAAAACGTCCGTGTATTTGTCTTAGAAGGTGACTTTGGAGGCGGGCAGCAAATAAACGAATTCATTTTATATGGAAATGGTACAGCCGAAGAGGCAGTAAATACGCTAGACTATGGTATTTATCAAACAGAGCAAATGGTCGATCTTGTACAATGGCTGCATGATTATAACGCGACAGTTAGCGAGGACGAGAAGGTTTACTTTTATGGAAATGACATGCAGCGCTATAACTACAGTAAAGAAGGAGTGCTTAAATACTACAAAACAGTAAACCAAGATGCATTTAAAAATTATGAATTAAAACTTGAACATGTCTCGAATGAGAAAATGCGTGAGTTAACTACGGAACAGTTAAACGAGGCCAAGCAAACAATAGATGAGATAATTCTAGATTTACAATCGAATGAAGCAGCTTATGTGGGAAAATCAACAAAGGAAATGTACACATTTGCCCTGCAATACGCGCAAATCTTGAAGCAGCGTACGCAATTGTTCTTAAATGATAAAGATTATATGCAGCTGCGAGATGAGTATTTGACGGACAATTTGCAATGGATTATGCAATTTGAAGCAGCCAGAGGTAACGAGAAAGTATTTTTTAACGGTCATAATGGACATATAGAAAAAACGTCTGCGTCGTTAGCTGGCTACAAATCGATGGGCAATTATTTAGATGAGCTATACGGAGAAGAGTATTTTGCAATTGGTACGGACTTTATCGAGAGCAATTTTCAATCAAAAAATGGCAGCTCCGGGGATCGTAAAAATTATAAAGTGAAGAATCACAACGAGTTAGTGGACGCTTTCAAAGAGGTGGAATCAAATATTTTTTACGTGGATTTTGAAAAGGCGAGTGAGTCCGGTGAGTTAGAAGAAATAGTTTCGAAGGAGCAAAAGATGGCAAATATCGGGGATGACTTTCGCATGTGGTACAAATTTTTAAAGATGTTTTACACGATTGAAATGACGCCGAATGAAGCATATGACGGTATCATTATTGTAAAGGAAGCTACACCGACAAGTGTGAAAGAATAG
- the argF gene encoding ornithine carbamoyltransferase, which produces MKLLEWVNLKVVDSLKGKDLLTLLDYSKEEVSDLIQLAVDLKTLTKAGKCPPLLEGKTLGMIFEKHSTRTRISFEVGMKQLGGNGMFMNARDLQIGRGESVYDTGHVLSGYLDGIMIRANSHEMVKELAEHASIPVINGLTDIYHPCQALADILTIHEVKGYTSGLKLAYIGDGNNVAHSLVIAAAYMGMHISVATPVGYEANTQIIEKAKSIALANGGSLFVSNDPVEAAVNADVVYTDVWTSMGQEEETAKRLADFKDFQINEELVANAKDDYMFLHCLPAHREEEVASTVIDGTNSYIFQQAENRLHAQKAVLASVMA; this is translated from the coding sequence ATGAAGTTACTTGAATGGGTGAATTTAAAAGTAGTGGATAGTTTAAAGGGGAAAGACTTATTGACACTTTTAGATTACTCAAAGGAGGAGGTAAGCGACTTAATACAGTTGGCTGTTGATTTGAAGACGCTAACGAAAGCTGGAAAATGTCCTCCTTTACTTGAAGGGAAAACGTTAGGGATGATTTTTGAAAAACATTCAACACGTACAAGAATTTCCTTTGAAGTAGGTATGAAGCAATTAGGTGGTAATGGCATGTTCATGAATGCGCGTGATTTACAAATCGGTCGCGGTGAATCTGTCTACGACACTGGGCATGTATTATCTGGTTATTTAGATGGAATCATGATCCGTGCAAATTCACATGAAATGGTTAAAGAGCTTGCCGAGCATGCTAGTATTCCTGTGATTAATGGATTAACAGATATTTATCATCCATGCCAAGCACTTGCAGACATTTTAACGATTCATGAAGTGAAGGGATATACGTCTGGACTGAAGCTAGCATATATAGGTGATGGAAATAATGTTGCGCATTCACTAGTTATAGCAGCTGCCTATATGGGGATGCATATTTCCGTAGCAACTCCAGTTGGCTATGAAGCTAATACACAAATAATAGAAAAAGCTAAATCAATTGCACTAGCAAATGGTGGCTCTCTGTTCGTTTCTAATGATCCTGTTGAAGCTGCTGTAAATGCAGACGTTGTGTATACAGATGTATGGACGTCAATGGGTCAAGAAGAGGAAACAGCTAAACGACTTGCTGATTTTAAAGATTTCCAAATTAATGAGGAGCTAGTTGCAAATGCAAAAGATGATTATATGTTTTTACATTGCTTACCAGCCCATCGTGAAGAAGAGGTTGCAAGCACTGTAATTGATGGTACGAACTCGTACATTTTCCAACAAGCAGAAAATCGCTTGCATGCACAAAAAGCGGTGCTTGCATCAGTCATGGCTTAA